One window from the genome of Gimesia aquarii encodes:
- a CDS encoding DUF1559 domain-containing protein, giving the protein MLKTSLMRRGFTLIELLVVIAIIAILIALLLPAVQQAREAARRSTCKNNMKQIGLALHNYHDTFRAFPIGSQTSYYRANWRSSILPYIDQAPAYNQLTQTPIPLHGYASGNGNSASGYNTENAVLNNLFIPIYKCPSSSADSFYTGTSPVSNNGRTSPNAALGSEKGMTMDYVGISGSYANAAPYNSGCGSAYGGFWCNNGLMMIGKSARMRDCTDGTSNTIIIGEDSGLVNNRDYRSNYYGGWAGHIGLSSWGTGVNTVRYSPNPQTAPAGGDQTYTPNNPLTSFHVGGMHALLADGAVRFISDNLDIETLRRLGMKNDDLVLGEF; this is encoded by the coding sequence ATGTTGAAGACATCCCTGATGAGGCGAGGTTTTACACTGATTGAGTTACTCGTTGTCATCGCAATTATTGCAATTCTGATTGCTCTATTACTTCCAGCGGTTCAACAAGCGCGTGAAGCCGCTCGACGATCTACTTGTAAAAACAACATGAAACAAATTGGATTGGCACTTCACAATTACCACGATACTTTTAGAGCATTTCCCATTGGTTCGCAAACTTCCTATTACAGAGCAAACTGGCGATCTTCTATCTTGCCTTATATTGATCAGGCGCCTGCTTACAACCAGCTAACTCAGACTCCGATTCCACTCCATGGTTATGCATCTGGTAATGGAAATTCTGCCTCTGGTTATAACACAGAAAATGCTGTGTTAAATAATCTGTTCATACCGATCTATAAATGCCCTTCAAGCTCCGCTGATTCCTTTTATACCGGAACCAGTCCTGTTTCCAATAATGGCAGGACCTCCCCCAATGCTGCTTTGGGAAGTGAAAAAGGTATGACTATGGACTATGTTGGTATTAGTGGTTCCTATGCGAATGCCGCACCTTACAACAGCGGTTGTGGTAGCGCTTACGGGGGATTCTGGTGTAACAACGGACTCATGATGATTGGTAAATCTGCCCGAATGCGTGATTGTACTGATGGGACCTCAAATACAATTATCATTGGTGAAGACTCAGGGCTCGTTAATAACAGAGATTACCGTAGCAACTACTACGGTGGCTGGGCAGGACATATTGGGCTGTCAAGCTGGGGAACGGGAGTCAATACAGTTCGCTATAGTCCCAACCCTCAGACCGCTCCTGCCGGAGGCGATCAAACCTATACGCCAAACAATCCGTTAACTTCGTTCCATGTGGGAGGCATGCATGCCCTGCTTGCAGATGGTGCTGTTCGATTTATTTCCGACAAT
- a CDS encoding NCS2 family permease has product MKHSNYPLFVRRDLDGFFALMIDNLVQLLLIVALCSLCGISADSDLLLRYILPGAALSILFGNVFYAWQAHQLAKKENRSDVCALPYGLNTPSILVYIFFVMIPVYQRTNSAEAAWQMGLLACFGSGIIEFLGAFIADWVRRLTPRAALLSTLAGIAIGFISMTFVLKIYQRPLIGMLPAAVVLITLFSQTKLPFRMPGGLLAIIVGTISAWVLPEFIPQFMQGSAMSTEAIKTAWGQWGWYPPQFAGSALWELLKQPDEWLGYMSVIFPMGLFNVIGSMQNIESAEAAGDSYAARPSMIANGMGTIVASLLGSCFPTTIYIGHPGWKKMGSRAGYSTLNGLFFLVICLTGTTGVISQIIPLEAGAAIVLWIGMVITAQAFQACPKRHAPAVALGLFPAIAAWGATIMQGTLLVAGNKTLQQVLSADLFTEVNGFLVHGMVVMERGFIFTCMILSAICACLIDSKYRSAAIWSVIAAIFAFSGLTNAYEIMGNDIHFRLAFTEDNLSGVTYHATGIGIGYLLFAVTFLILGGFKDEPLMPETEESDSEPSLGH; this is encoded by the coding sequence ATGAAGCATAGCAACTACCCTCTCTTTGTACGTCGCGACCTGGACGGTTTTTTCGCCTTAATGATCGATAACCTTGTCCAGCTTCTGCTAATCGTTGCTTTGTGTAGTCTATGTGGAATCTCTGCAGATTCCGATTTGTTGTTGCGATACATTCTGCCAGGGGCTGCACTGAGTATTCTGTTCGGGAATGTGTTTTATGCCTGGCAAGCTCATCAGCTTGCCAAAAAAGAAAATCGTAGCGACGTTTGCGCGCTTCCTTATGGTCTTAATACTCCTTCAATTCTGGTTTACATTTTTTTTGTGATGATTCCCGTCTATCAGCGGACCAATAGCGCTGAAGCAGCCTGGCAAATGGGATTATTGGCTTGTTTCGGTAGTGGTATTATCGAATTTCTTGGGGCTTTTATTGCGGACTGGGTTCGCAGGCTAACTCCACGGGCGGCACTTTTGTCAACGCTTGCGGGTATCGCGATCGGGTTTATCTCAATGACTTTTGTGTTGAAAATTTATCAGAGACCTTTGATCGGCATGTTGCCTGCTGCGGTCGTGCTGATAACGCTATTTTCTCAGACGAAGCTTCCTTTTCGCATGCCAGGTGGCTTACTGGCGATTATCGTTGGGACAATCAGTGCCTGGGTGCTTCCCGAGTTCATCCCTCAATTCATGCAGGGATCGGCCATGAGTACTGAAGCCATCAAGACAGCCTGGGGGCAGTGGGGCTGGTACCCGCCTCAATTTGCAGGCTCTGCACTTTGGGAATTACTGAAACAACCTGATGAATGGCTCGGTTATATGTCGGTGATTTTTCCGATGGGACTATTCAACGTAATTGGCAGCATGCAGAACATCGAATCTGCGGAAGCCGCAGGAGACAGTTATGCTGCCCGGCCCTCTATGATTGCCAATGGTATGGGAACGATCGTTGCATCACTTTTAGGGAGTTGCTTTCCGACGACGATTTATATTGGTCATCCTGGGTGGAAAAAGATGGGATCACGGGCCGGTTATTCGACTTTGAATGGGCTCTTCTTTCTAGTGATTTGTCTCACGGGAACCACGGGAGTGATCAGTCAGATTATTCCTCTTGAAGCGGGTGCTGCGATTGTACTTTGGATTGGCATGGTCATCACCGCTCAGGCCTTTCAGGCCTGTCCTAAGCGGCATGCGCCTGCTGTCGCGTTGGGGCTCTTTCCTGCTATCGCTGCCTGGGGAGCAACCATAATGCAGGGAACACTCCTCGTCGCCGGCAACAAAACATTACAGCAGGTTTTGTCGGCAGATCTCTTTACAGAAGTCAATGGATTTCTGGTTCATGGAATGGTGGTCATGGAGCGAGGCTTTATTTTTACCTGCATGATTCTTTCTGCCATTTGCGCGTGTCTGATTGATAGCAAATACCGCTCTGCAGCAATCTGGTCAGTCATCGCTGCGATCTTTGCATTTAGCGGACTCACAAATGCGTATGAAATTATGGGGAACGACATTCACTTTCGACTGGCATTCACAGAAGATAATCTGAGTGGAGTGACTTATCATGCCACAGGTATTGGCATTGGTTATCTGCTGTTTGCGGTCACCTTTTTGATCCTCGGTGGCTTCAAAGACGAACCCCTTATGCCAGAGACAGAAGAGTCTGATTCTGAACCGAGCTTAGGGCATTAG
- a CDS encoding adenosine kinase → MQYNVFGVGNALVDIQAQVSDATLEKLGYAKGIMTLVDEEAQQKVLGELDGAPISQCAGGSAANTILGIADFGGKAAYAGKVASDMLGEFDLADMRKLGVTIEVPPASEGHTGTCVVLITDDAQRTMLTNLGVSATLSVDDLNEEHIKQSEYVYVEGYLFTGETQKQAAYRAIELAKKHDVKVAFTVSDPFLINLFREEFQQLIEGPVDLLFCNLEEARSLTGKQDAVDCAQVIHKHVPNLALTLGPDGSILMHEGRVIPIEGVETDAIDTTGAGDMYAAGILYGITNGLTWHQAGHLASHAAARIVSQLGARLQRPFTKDEIQELLS, encoded by the coding sequence ATGCAGTACAATGTTTTTGGCGTTGGAAACGCGTTAGTAGATATTCAAGCACAAGTTTCAGATGCCACTTTGGAAAAATTAGGATATGCCAAAGGTATCATGACGCTGGTTGATGAAGAAGCACAGCAAAAAGTGCTGGGAGAGCTCGATGGAGCCCCCATTTCTCAATGTGCCGGTGGTTCTGCTGCGAACACGATACTGGGTATCGCCGATTTTGGTGGAAAAGCCGCGTATGCAGGCAAAGTAGCCAGCGATATGCTGGGGGAGTTTGATTTGGCTGACATGCGAAAATTAGGTGTCACCATCGAAGTTCCTCCCGCTTCTGAAGGACACACTGGAACCTGTGTTGTGCTGATTACCGATGACGCACAGAGAACGATGCTGACAAACCTCGGTGTGTCAGCCACGTTGAGTGTGGATGATTTAAACGAAGAACATATTAAACAATCTGAATATGTCTATGTAGAAGGGTATCTGTTTACAGGGGAAACACAGAAACAAGCCGCCTATCGCGCCATTGAACTGGCTAAAAAACACGATGTGAAAGTCGCGTTTACCGTTTCCGATCCATTCCTGATCAATTTATTTCGAGAAGAATTTCAGCAATTGATCGAAGGCCCCGTTGATCTGCTGTTTTGTAACCTGGAAGAAGCGCGTAGCCTGACAGGAAAACAGGACGCGGTGGACTGTGCTCAAGTGATTCACAAGCATGTGCCAAATCTTGCTTTGACTCTGGGCCCAGACGGGTCCATTCTGATGCATGAAGGACGTGTGATACCAATTGAAGGGGTCGAAACCGATGCCATCGATACCACCGGTGCCGGAGATATGTATGCTGCGGGAATTCTGTATGGAATTACGAACGGACTGACGTGGCACCAGGCGGGTCACCTTGCTTCACATGCAGCGGCTCGCATTGTCTCGCAGTTGGGGGCACGACTGCAACGTCCTTTCACAAAGGATGAAATTCAGGAACTACTGAGTTGA
- the thiC gene encoding phosphomethylpyrimidine synthase ThiC produces MPGVSENTAWDFMPEGWERKAGYENNYETAEAWIPPSDFLPVTQLEFARCGTITPEMERVAEREPHLTAEQIRDEVASGRMIIPANKVHLGYQLDPMAIGRASKTKVNANMGASPVSSGTEEEIEKLEWATRWGADTVMDLSTGGDIDSCRQAIIQNSTVPIGTVPIYSMIIARRLEDLDHASILQMLKHQAKQGVDYFTIHAGVLQEHLSLVTQRLIGIVSRGGSLLAKWMLHNQRQNPMYELWDEICEIMREYDVSFSIGDGLRPGGLADGSDRAQLAELCVLGELTERAWKNGVQVMIEGPGHISFDQIEFNMKVQRKLCHGAPFYVLGPLVTDIFPGYDHITSCIGATAAGYHGASMLCYVTPKEHLGLPKKDDVKQGCIAYKIAAHAADVALGIPGTRNRDDDLTEARAALNWEKHFELSFDPDTARALHDEDLDVDTDFCAMCGHDWCSVRISKEIQEFMSGKSEDYAWDKAKKTLPLTAEQQEILEKRGVLSPDQIHKLASKVKKEMTGDQDKASCHSDYVAPEEAQEMQTSKHLPVLNEKL; encoded by the coding sequence ATGCCTGGCGTTTCGGAAAATACGGCATGGGATTTCATGCCGGAAGGTTGGGAACGGAAAGCTGGTTATGAAAATAATTATGAAACGGCTGAAGCCTGGATCCCTCCCTCTGACTTTTTACCAGTCACACAACTGGAATTTGCACGCTGTGGAACGATCACTCCGGAAATGGAACGAGTCGCCGAGCGGGAGCCACATTTAACTGCCGAACAAATTCGCGATGAAGTTGCCTCCGGCCGCATGATAATCCCTGCTAACAAAGTGCACTTGGGATACCAATTGGACCCGATGGCGATTGGCCGTGCGTCAAAAACCAAAGTAAACGCTAACATGGGAGCCTCGCCGGTCTCATCGGGAACAGAGGAAGAAATAGAAAAATTAGAATGGGCAACGCGCTGGGGCGCAGATACCGTGATGGATCTTTCTACTGGGGGGGACATCGACAGTTGTCGTCAGGCGATTATCCAGAACAGTACGGTTCCCATCGGAACAGTCCCCATTTATTCGATGATTATTGCCCGTCGTCTGGAAGATCTGGATCACGCCAGTATTTTACAAATGCTGAAACATCAGGCAAAACAGGGAGTAGACTACTTCACTATACATGCCGGAGTGCTGCAGGAGCACTTATCATTAGTCACACAGCGGCTGATTGGAATTGTCAGTCGAGGCGGATCGCTACTGGCAAAATGGATGCTGCATAATCAACGGCAAAACCCAATGTACGAGCTTTGGGATGAGATCTGTGAAATCATGCGGGAGTACGACGTTAGCTTTTCGATTGGCGATGGCTTGCGACCTGGCGGTCTGGCTGATGGTTCCGACCGCGCTCAATTGGCAGAACTCTGTGTGCTTGGCGAGTTGACTGAACGGGCCTGGAAAAATGGAGTGCAGGTCATGATTGAAGGTCCGGGGCATATTTCATTCGATCAAATCGAATTCAACATGAAAGTTCAGCGAAAACTTTGCCATGGTGCTCCGTTCTACGTATTGGGGCCTCTCGTTACGGATATCTTTCCCGGTTATGACCATATCACAAGTTGTATTGGTGCAACTGCGGCCGGTTACCATGGTGCCAGTATGCTCTGTTACGTAACACCCAAAGAACATCTCGGTTTGCCCAAAAAAGATGACGTGAAACAAGGTTGTATCGCTTATAAAATTGCTGCACATGCTGCTGACGTGGCATTGGGAATTCCTGGTACACGCAATCGAGATGATGACTTAACAGAAGCACGCGCTGCATTGAACTGGGAAAAACACTTTGAGTTGAGCTTTGATCCTGACACCGCGCGCGCCTTACACGATGAAGATTTAGACGTGGATACTGATTTCTGTGCAATGTGTGGCCATGACTGGTGCAGTGTTCGCATTTCGAAAGAAATTCAGGAATTCATGTCCGGTAAATCGGAAGACTATGCCTGGGACAAAGCCAAGAAGACATTGCCACTCACCGCAGAGCAGCAGGAAATTCTGGAGAAGCGCGGCGTACTCAGCCCGGATCAAATCCACAAACTGGCTTCCAAAGTCAAAAAGGAAATGACCGGAGATCAGGACAAAGCATCTTGCCATAGCGATTATGTGGCGCCGGAAGAAGCACAAGAGATGCAGACTTCCAAGCATCTACCTGTGTTAAACGAAAAGCTATAG
- a CDS encoding Rpo12/RPC10 RNA polymerase subunit family protein — translation MSSFKSQIAILFVILCSLCFSNSVRAEESYERFTVRTWTYRDGTEETGKLINVSGPIATLKLDGKGTVRVPLEKLSVKDLNWLYEYHKRKKQLSFLPPQYRRKQEVKEGSKPDNTKPAETETNKAQPEQNMSSGKSSDEESYKVSTIREWKLKDGSKHQAKFLFVSKQNVLLSKESGGSLKLSLDQLSEKDLNWIIEYHRRNNLLALLPAEYQKQDTPGQPATSLIPNLPKEMAEKLVEQKSKAEALAAEAKAKMTDGIQDDPNVIKANTEIEPALVAALSEYRVWSDKKGQKSEARFSRINGREIIFTTRTAGFLQVPIGTLIEEDLQLLRDALKMHGRFEEMLLVYREPLDPNLSPTKLKQLIRVNNHRKWTDLSGNSTGASYVKMEDGKVFLNITKTSMLQEFPYLNFSPEDQEYVQERLKKEIPGQFFPDGADTVLTLEERENEFRVWTDRNKRQIKGKFVRLAYGDSVAVINTGDKEELFITEFFSDQDLSLLKPPKQKQTDQLAMNNNNSNVGGFPGRIPGGMNRGMTGRGRFPGAMPGAMPGSIPRSNPFPNQNSAMPERPAHSMTQPIFKTKFECPICKKTHTSDSPFFKHCPHCGLDANDKVYSCMRCNRKFKAEGQGITAPCPYCNENKQNQNRVASNNANPFMSNGSRGSSNSNESGSSVRSGSSAYRSGRAIGKICGLIFLFIGFIAGAMKLRG, via the coding sequence ATGAGTTCTTTCAAATCGCAAATCGCCATTTTGTTCGTCATTTTGTGTTCGCTTTGCTTTTCAAATTCGGTTCGGGCAGAAGAAAGCTATGAACGCTTTACCGTGCGCACTTGGACGTATCGCGATGGCACTGAGGAAACAGGAAAGCTCATAAATGTCTCCGGGCCCATTGCCACACTCAAACTGGATGGAAAGGGAACAGTTCGTGTACCACTGGAGAAATTGAGTGTCAAGGATTTGAATTGGCTCTATGAATATCATAAGCGAAAAAAACAGTTAAGTTTCCTGCCTCCTCAGTATCGACGAAAACAGGAAGTCAAAGAGGGGTCAAAGCCAGACAATACAAAACCAGCAGAGACAGAAACAAATAAGGCACAGCCTGAACAGAACATGTCTTCTGGTAAATCCAGCGATGAAGAATCATATAAGGTGTCCACAATTCGCGAATGGAAACTTAAGGATGGGAGTAAACACCAGGCCAAGTTTTTGTTTGTCTCTAAGCAAAATGTTTTGCTCTCCAAAGAATCGGGGGGATCATTGAAGCTTTCTCTCGATCAGCTTAGCGAAAAAGATCTGAATTGGATAATCGAATATCATCGCAGGAATAACTTGCTGGCTCTGTTACCGGCGGAGTATCAAAAGCAGGACACGCCCGGTCAACCCGCTACTTCTCTCATACCAAACCTTCCCAAAGAGATGGCTGAGAAGTTGGTTGAGCAAAAGTCTAAAGCAGAAGCGTTGGCGGCTGAAGCCAAAGCCAAAATGACTGATGGAATTCAGGATGATCCGAATGTGATCAAAGCGAATACGGAAATCGAACCTGCCCTCGTTGCTGCACTAAGTGAATATCGGGTATGGTCAGATAAGAAGGGCCAGAAGTCGGAAGCACGCTTCAGCAGAATTAATGGCCGTGAGATTATATTTACGACTCGCACTGCGGGTTTCTTACAAGTTCCTATTGGCACGCTCATTGAAGAAGATCTTCAATTACTCCGCGATGCACTGAAAATGCATGGACGTTTCGAGGAAATGCTTCTCGTTTATCGCGAGCCCCTTGATCCCAATCTCTCGCCTACTAAATTGAAGCAGTTGATCAGGGTTAACAACCACCGAAAATGGACTGATCTTTCCGGAAATTCTACGGGGGCATCCTATGTAAAAATGGAAGACGGAAAAGTCTTTCTGAATATTACGAAAACTTCAATGCTACAGGAATTTCCTTATCTGAATTTCAGCCCTGAAGATCAAGAGTATGTTCAGGAACGTCTCAAAAAAGAAATTCCTGGCCAATTTTTCCCCGATGGTGCCGATACGGTATTAACTCTGGAAGAGCGAGAAAACGAATTCCGGGTTTGGACCGACAGAAATAAACGCCAGATTAAAGGTAAGTTTGTGCGGTTGGCGTATGGTGATTCCGTTGCTGTCATTAATACTGGTGACAAAGAAGAATTATTTATCACGGAATTCTTCAGTGACCAGGATTTGAGTCTGCTCAAACCTCCTAAACAAAAACAAACAGATCAACTGGCGATGAATAACAATAATTCCAATGTGGGAGGCTTTCCAGGTAGGATACCCGGCGGAATGAACCGTGGCATGACTGGCAGAGGCAGATTCCCAGGTGCGATGCCGGGGGCAATGCCAGGATCCATTCCCAGAAGTAACCCCTTCCCGAATCAGAATAGTGCGATGCCTGAACGCCCCGCACATTCAATGACACAGCCGATATTCAAAACGAAATTTGAATGTCCCATATGTAAGAAAACCCATACTTCAGACTCACCATTCTTTAAGCATTGTCCGCATTGTGGGTTGGATGCGAATGATAAAGTTTATAGCTGTATGAGGTGTAATCGAAAGTTCAAGGCGGAAGGCCAGGGCATCACAGCACCATGCCCTTATTGCAATGAGAACAAACAAAATCAAAATCGAGTTGCTTCCAACAATGCCAATCCATTCATGAGTAATGGATCTAGAGGCAGTTCTAACTCAAATGAATCGGGGTCATCTGTGCGATCCGGATCGTCTGCTTACCGATCAGGCAGAGCCATTGGTAAAATTTGTGGTTTGATATTTTTGTTCATTGGTTTTATTGCCGGTGCTATGAAACTTCGCGGTTAA
- a CDS encoding YqgE/AlgH family protein, which translates to MLKSLKGHFLIASRKLNDLNFYRSVVLIVEHNEKGATGLIVNRPSSLSITNALSKYFDLPKLEDMVFTGGPVEPSGMFVLHNATDLEQTEEPIVPDLYMGSSPEVFEKVVWRISEGDPDLDFRIFFGCAGWAPLQLESEIYRMDWLYTEAKTEDVFAIDSYELWDVLLERVMAEKRFLPQQSVHPEWN; encoded by the coding sequence ATGTTGAAATCTTTAAAGGGGCATTTTTTAATCGCTTCCCGGAAATTGAATGACCTCAATTTTTATCGATCAGTTGTATTGATTGTGGAACACAATGAGAAAGGGGCAACCGGGTTAATCGTCAACCGCCCTTCTTCACTCTCAATTACCAATGCACTCTCCAAATATTTTGATCTACCAAAACTGGAAGATATGGTATTCACGGGGGGGCCTGTTGAGCCGAGTGGCATGTTTGTTTTACATAATGCGACTGACTTGGAACAAACAGAGGAACCGATTGTTCCCGATCTTTACATGGGAAGCAGCCCGGAAGTATTTGAAAAAGTCGTCTGGCGGATTTCAGAAGGAGACCCCGATTTGGACTTTCGGATTTTTTTTGGATGCGCGGGTTGGGCTCCCTTACAATTAGAATCTGAAATTTATCGTATGGACTGGCTTTACACAGAAGCAAAAACTGAAGATGTTTTCGCCATCGACTCTTATGAATTATGGGATGTTCTACTGGAGAGAGTTATGGCAGAAAAACGCTTTCTCCCC